One window from the genome of Acidobacteriota bacterium encodes:
- a CDS encoding glycosyltransferase family 4 protein, giving the protein MAVRTVLVCETQVPFVTGGAESLVRELVDRLRAGGYETDLVSVPFKWYPKEEILAHAAAWRLLDLTESAEKPVDVVICTKFPTYFVRHPNKVAWLMHQHRAAYDLCGTEYSNFTHVDLDVGLRQRLHALDREMLGECRRRYSISAKTATRLQRFNGLQAQALYHPPSLTGRLRNDSYGSYVLSVGRLNLMKRVDLAIEAMPHVHESLRLVVAGEGPDEDRLRQKAAAAGVSHRVEFRGRVGDDELVDLYANARAVVFPPYDEDYGYVTLEAFLASKPVVTTTDSGGPLEFVEHDVSGVVCEPEAEALAAALNTFVDEARAQALGEAGRERASGVTWDGVIEALVSG; this is encoded by the coding sequence ATGGCCGTGCGAACCGTTCTCGTGTGCGAGACTCAGGTGCCCTTCGTGACCGGTGGCGCGGAGTCTCTGGTGCGGGAGCTGGTCGACCGTCTGCGCGCCGGGGGATACGAGACCGATCTGGTTTCCGTTCCGTTCAAATGGTATCCGAAGGAAGAGATCCTGGCGCACGCCGCGGCATGGCGGCTCCTGGATCTGACCGAGAGCGCCGAAAAGCCCGTCGACGTCGTCATCTGCACCAAGTTTCCGACGTACTTCGTGCGCCATCCGAACAAGGTCGCTTGGCTCATGCACCAGCACCGGGCCGCGTACGATCTGTGCGGCACCGAGTACAGTAATTTCACGCACGTCGATCTGGACGTAGGGCTCCGGCAGCGTCTCCACGCGCTCGACCGCGAGATGCTCGGCGAATGCCGGCGCCGCTACTCGATTTCGGCGAAGACGGCCACGCGGCTGCAGCGGTTCAATGGGTTGCAGGCCCAGGCGTTGTACCATCCGCCGAGTTTGACGGGCCGCCTCCGCAACGATTCGTACGGGTCCTACGTGCTTTCCGTCGGACGCCTCAATCTCATGAAACGAGTCGATCTGGCCATCGAGGCGATGCCGCACGTCCACGAGTCGCTTCGTCTCGTAGTCGCCGGCGAGGGTCCGGACGAGGACAGGCTGCGCCAAAAAGCCGCCGCCGCCGGCGTTTCGCACCGGGTCGAGTTCCGCGGGAGGGTGGGTGACGACGAGCTCGTCGATCTGTACGCCAATGCGCGGGCCGTCGTCTTTCCTCCCTACGACGAGGACTACGGGTACGTCACGCTCGAAGCTTTCCTGGCCTCCAAGCCGGTGGTCACGACGACCGATTCGGGAGGGCCGCTGGAGTTCGTCGAACACGACGTCTCCGGGGTCGTCTGCGAGCCCGAGGCAGAAGCACTTGCAGCCGCCTTGAATACGTTCGTCGACGAGGCGCGTGCGCAGGCGCTGGGAGAAGCCGGCCGCGAGCGGGCGTCCGGCGTCACCTGGGACGGCGTGATCGAGGCGCTCGTCTCCGGATGA
- a CDS encoding sulfatase-like hydrolase/transferase — MSEHPRSTARLPAWRGGLAPSLSRAGRWYLAGAIALTVLWLVARGFAPTTGLMRSYHYPYAPFDRSTEPAFEELAAPVVEEHISTVDLAFIDERGHPARDYLVRWNGVWFSPRPERIDFYAAADDGVVVRLDGEIVIERNPDTGMATAVRTVELDAGAHRLEIDHWQHGGPSGLYLAWAPAGGDSPVPLGPDRLFAADPGALAYRMLAALPALGMLVLLGWGALPALMLGRMVHREVSALTRQVLATRLRVVLFPALLGPSQLLMFGPWTVHATNRTEFLVSFWSLAPRWLWLLGPIAGGLAALGIVLPERWFTRYVAALWAVGVLLWVQGNLLVGNYGLLDGAGLDLASHAWRAPAEAGLWIGGIGLATLLAGAVMRAAPLASALLMALQAAVLLLPAAVAPAVDRASTLPTTWEGDTDWQLPPEGIYELSRTRNIIHIVLDMFPAHAFAGIAAADRPAFDDDWSGFTFFTNHLGAFPTTKASMPAMLTGAAYRNESPFYEFRARRANDSVLHALGEQGYQLRWVTPLGGDRPAPSLPGLDASAWYRIPSPYGSRRDYLSVSAAQLLDLSLFRHAPHDLKAGVYNDGRWLLQPRVAARLEVEAATERAAGDIRFLRELAGRVTPTGDAPVYALLHVIAPHPPIVVDADCRYLGEHLPVTAASFDAQARCALSGVQALLDRLRDLDLYDRTAVVVTSDHGLAALASDDHPLHGVRSPAGPLDRIATDATPLLAVKPFGARGPLHTSDAPTAITDLPATLLDLAELPNTLRRGTSVFALDPAAPRERTYAHYEWGRRNDWASPYFDVLHVFSVNGRVTNPEAWRYREALFQPTDDRDAQRRAHRVGLHAVEDGPADRTGRRVYRTGDYAVFYAAPDTRRITFDVRKESAARPPRTVTVRIDGEVVGEHRLADEAWRPLAYPVAARGGDDSPFCVELLLSPVGRAGEGADGGMLLRGDF; from the coding sequence ATGTCGGAACACCCACGCAGCACCGCTCGCCTGCCGGCATGGCGCGGCGGCTTGGCGCCATCCCTCTCGCGCGCTGGTCGCTGGTACCTGGCGGGAGCGATCGCGCTCACCGTCCTCTGGCTGGTCGCGCGCGGCTTCGCACCGACCACCGGGCTCATGCGCAGCTACCACTACCCGTACGCCCCGTTCGATCGCTCGACCGAACCGGCCTTCGAAGAATTGGCTGCCCCGGTCGTCGAAGAACACATCTCCACGGTCGACCTTGCGTTTATCGACGAGCGAGGTCACCCCGCAAGAGACTACCTGGTGCGCTGGAACGGAGTCTGGTTTTCCCCCCGCCCGGAACGGATCGACTTCTACGCCGCCGCCGACGATGGCGTGGTCGTGCGGCTGGACGGCGAGATCGTGATCGAACGGAACCCCGACACCGGCATGGCAACCGCGGTGCGGACGGTGGAGCTCGACGCGGGCGCCCACCGACTGGAGATCGACCACTGGCAGCACGGCGGCCCATCCGGGCTGTACCTGGCATGGGCTCCCGCGGGCGGCGATTCTCCGGTCCCTCTCGGCCCGGATCGGCTGTTCGCGGCGGATCCGGGCGCCCTCGCCTACCGGATGCTGGCGGCGTTGCCGGCGCTGGGCATGCTCGTTCTGCTGGGCTGGGGGGCGCTTCCCGCATTGATGCTCGGCCGGATGGTCCATCGAGAAGTCTCCGCCTTGACCAGACAGGTGCTGGCGACCCGCCTGCGGGTCGTGCTGTTCCCCGCGCTCCTCGGTCCAAGTCAGCTCTTGATGTTCGGCCCCTGGACGGTGCATGCCACCAATCGGACCGAGTTCCTGGTGTCGTTCTGGAGCCTGGCTCCACGCTGGCTCTGGCTGCTGGGCCCCATCGCGGGTGGACTGGCGGCGCTCGGGATCGTCCTGCCGGAGCGATGGTTTACGCGCTACGTCGCCGCGCTCTGGGCTGTCGGCGTGCTGCTCTGGGTACAGGGCAACCTGCTGGTCGGCAACTACGGCTTGCTGGACGGTGCCGGACTCGACCTGGCGTCGCACGCCTGGCGGGCCCCGGCCGAGGCGGGGCTCTGGATCGGTGGAATCGGCTTGGCGACGTTGCTTGCCGGGGCGGTCATGCGGGCCGCCCCTCTGGCGAGCGCGCTCCTGATGGCGCTTCAGGCGGCCGTCCTGCTGCTGCCGGCGGCGGTCGCACCGGCGGTGGACCGGGCATCCACCCTGCCTACCACCTGGGAAGGGGACACCGACTGGCAGTTGCCGCCGGAGGGAATTTACGAGCTGTCGCGTACCCGCAACATCATCCACATCGTGCTCGACATGTTCCCGGCGCACGCGTTCGCGGGGATCGCCGCCGCAGACCGGCCCGCCTTCGACGACGACTGGTCCGGGTTCACCTTCTTCACGAATCACCTCGGCGCCTTCCCGACCACGAAGGCCAGCATGCCGGCGATGCTCACCGGAGCGGCCTATCGCAACGAGTCGCCGTTCTACGAGTTCAGGGCGCGCCGTGCGAACGACTCCGTCCTGCACGCGCTCGGGGAGCAGGGCTATCAGCTCCGCTGGGTGACCCCCCTGGGCGGCGACCGTCCGGCCCCGTCGCTGCCAGGGCTCGATGCGTCGGCCTGGTACCGCATCCCGTCGCCGTACGGGAGCCGGCGAGACTACCTTTCCGTCTCGGCGGCCCAGTTGCTCGACCTGTCGCTGTTCCGGCATGCGCCGCACGACCTGAAGGCCGGCGTCTACAACGACGGGCGGTGGCTGCTCCAGCCGCGCGTTGCAGCGCGGCTGGAGGTAGAGGCGGCTACGGAACGAGCCGCCGGGGACATCCGATTCCTGCGCGAGCTCGCGGGCCGGGTCACCCCGACGGGCGATGCCCCGGTGTACGCCCTGCTGCACGTGATCGCGCCGCACCCGCCGATCGTCGTCGATGCCGACTGCCGGTACCTCGGGGAGCACCTGCCGGTCACCGCGGCCAGCTTCGACGCGCAGGCGCGGTGCGCGTTGAGCGGTGTGCAGGCGCTGCTCGACAGACTCCGGGATCTCGATCTGTACGACCGCACCGCCGTCGTCGTCACGTCCGATCACGGATTGGCCGCATTGGCTTCCGACGACCACCCGCTGCACGGGGTACGCTCACCGGCCGGGCCGCTCGACCGGATCGCGACCGATGCCACGCCGCTGCTCGCAGTCAAGCCGTTCGGCGCGCGGGGACCGCTTCACACATCCGACGCGCCGACCGCGATCACCGACCTGCCGGCCACCCTGCTCGACCTCGCGGAGCTGCCGAATACGCTGCGCCGGGGCACTTCGGTGTTCGCCCTCGATCCGGCAGCGCCCCGCGAGCGTACCTACGCCCATTACGAGTGGGGCAGACGAAACGACTGGGCGAGTCCGTACTTCGACGTGCTCCACGTGTTCTCGGTCAACGGACGGGTGACCAATCCCGAAGCCTGGCGCTATCGAGAGGCGCTCTTCCAGCCGACCGACGATCGCGACGCACAACGCCGGGCGCATCGCGTCGGCCTGCATGCGGTCGAGGACGGACCGGCGGACCGGACCGGCCGTCGGGTCTACCGGACCGGCGACTACGCGGTCTTCTACGCAGCGCCCGACACCCGGCGCATCACGTTCGACGTGCGCAAGGAATCGGCGGCCCGGCCGCCACGGACGGTAACCGTACGCATCGACGGCGAGGTCGTCGGGGAACACCGCCTTGCGGACGAGGCCTGGCGCCCGCTCGCCTATCCCGTTGCGGCGCGCGGCGGGGACGACAGCCCTTTCTGCGTAGAGTTGCTGCTCAGCCCGGTCGGACGCGCCGGCGAGGGCGCCGACGGCGGGATGTTGCTCCGGGGCGACTTCTGA
- a CDS encoding class I SAM-dependent methyltransferase, whose product MASMHEPEDALARLERLRKESDRLYNEALTALDGALPERPVLPEPPAGFDDFQIHPLNTSWRIVSEADIDWGTGWRGRLRRFVWNLIGPFLERQERFNAALVEHVNRNHQGETSGRTSVSGVITALDTHLQALAAFHSRLIQYLQQITLYVDTKDRREIGRLEQSLTAGLDSVTDEFRMRLESAAVHGHRIAAGMESTRQRLDHLGHMAADMESLAESTRQTRNEIEALQSEVEKRSAEQQGLRQSVDLVTAGTHSMKRELERLCRAPSPAAEPAISGPPRPVEPDLDAYKYVCFEDSFRGSREEIMAHQRAYLSYFEGASDVVDLGCGRGEFLSVLREGGITARGVDGNAEAVERCREQGLDATRADALGHLRTLADESIGGLFSSQVVEHLEATYLQRLLAEAHRSLRPDSRIVVETLNPACWMAFFSAYVRDITHRHPVHPETLKYLLRAGGFVDIEIVYRSPLPEVAKLQQVAVDPTIGDTPAGATVLELATAFNQHAERLNGLLFAEQDYAAIGRRP is encoded by the coding sequence ATGGCGTCGATGCATGAACCCGAAGACGCACTCGCGCGTCTCGAGCGGTTGCGCAAGGAGTCCGACCGCCTCTACAACGAAGCGCTCACCGCGCTCGACGGCGCCCTGCCGGAGCGGCCCGTACTACCTGAGCCGCCGGCGGGCTTCGACGACTTTCAGATTCATCCGCTCAACACGAGCTGGCGCATCGTGTCCGAAGCAGACATCGATTGGGGTACCGGGTGGCGGGGCCGCCTGCGCCGGTTCGTGTGGAACCTGATCGGGCCGTTCCTGGAGCGGCAGGAGCGATTCAACGCGGCGCTCGTCGAGCACGTCAACCGGAATCACCAGGGTGAAACCTCCGGTCGGACGTCCGTATCCGGCGTCATCACGGCCCTCGACACCCATCTGCAGGCGCTGGCCGCCTTTCACAGTCGGCTCATCCAGTACCTGCAGCAGATCACGCTGTACGTGGATACGAAGGACCGCCGCGAGATCGGTCGACTGGAACAGAGCCTGACCGCCGGGCTCGACAGCGTGACAGACGAGTTCCGGATGCGTCTGGAGTCCGCGGCCGTGCATGGCCATCGCATCGCTGCGGGCATGGAGTCGACCCGCCAGAGGCTGGATCATTTGGGCCATATGGCCGCGGACATGGAGAGCCTTGCAGAGTCGACTCGCCAGACTCGGAACGAGATCGAGGCTCTTCAGAGCGAAGTCGAGAAACGCTCGGCGGAGCAGCAGGGCCTGCGCCAGTCGGTCGATCTCGTCACCGCCGGCACGCACTCGATGAAGCGCGAGCTCGAACGGCTCTGCCGCGCGCCCTCGCCCGCGGCAGAGCCCGCCATCTCCGGGCCGCCCCGGCCGGTCGAGCCCGATCTCGACGCGTACAAGTACGTCTGCTTCGAGGACTCCTTCCGCGGGTCGCGCGAGGAGATCATGGCGCACCAGCGCGCCTACCTGTCGTATTTCGAAGGCGCGTCGGACGTGGTGGACCTCGGGTGCGGCCGCGGCGAGTTCCTGTCCGTGCTGCGCGAGGGCGGGATCACCGCCCGCGGCGTCGACGGCAATGCCGAGGCGGTCGAGCGGTGCCGGGAACAGGGACTCGACGCGACCCGCGCCGACGCGCTCGGGCACCTGCGGACGCTGGCCGACGAGTCGATCGGCGGGCTGTTCTCGAGTCAGGTCGTCGAGCACCTCGAGGCCACGTATCTCCAGCGGTTGCTGGCCGAGGCGCACCGCAGCCTCCGTCCGGATTCCCGTATCGTGGTGGAAACGCTCAACCCCGCGTGCTGGATGGCGTTCTTCAGCGCCTACGTGCGGGATATCACGCACAGGCACCCGGTGCACCCGGAGACCTTGAAGTACCTGCTGCGCGCCGGCGGCTTCGTAGACATCGAGATCGTTTACCGATCGCCGTTGCCCGAGGTGGCGAAGCTGCAGCAGGTCGCGGTCGACCCGACGATAGGGGATACCCCAGCGGGGGCGACGGTCCTGGAGCTGGCGACGGCCTTCAATCAACATGCCGAGCGATTGAACGGCCTGCTCTTCGCCGAGCAGGACTATGCGGCGATCGGCAGGCGTCCGTGA
- a CDS encoding sulfatase-like hydrolase/transferase translates to MPSLSRAGRWYLAGAVSLTVFWLALRGFAPAPGLTRSYHYPYAPLNRSTEPALEELAAPVVEEHISTVDLAFIDERGHPARDYLVRWNGVWFSPRPERIDFYAAADDGVVVRLDGEIVIERNPDTGMATAVRTVELDAGAHRLEIDHWQHGGPSGLYLAWAPAGGDSPVPLGPDRLFAADPGALAYRMLAALPALGMLVLLGWGALPALMLGRMVHREVSALTRQVLATRLRVVLFPALLGPSQLLMFGPWTVHATNRTEFLVSFWSLAPRWLWLLGPIAGGLAALGIVLPERWFTRYVAALWAVGVLLWVQGNLLVGNYGLLDGAGLDLASHAWRAPAEAGLWIGGIGLATLLAGAVMRAAPLASALLMALQAAVLLLPAAVAPAVDRASTLPTTWEGDTDWQLPPEGIYELSRTRNIIHIVLDMFPTHVFAEIAAADRPAFDDRWSGFTFFRDHLGAFRTTKASMPAMLTGVAYRNELPFNEFRAHRANVTVLHALGEQGYRLRWAAPWAPPRGDRPAPSLPAGLDASTSYRIPSPYGSRRDYLAVSAAQLLDLSLFRHAPHDLKAGVYNDGQWLLQPRVAARMEVEAATERAVGDLRFLREFADRINPGEDAPVYALLHAIAPHYPIVVDADCRYFGKRLPVSKDSYDAQARCALSSVQALLDRLRSLDLYDRTAIVLTSDHGLAALAPGDHPLRGIRSPAGVLDGIATDATPLLAIKPFGARGPLRTSDAPTAITDLPATLLDLAELPNTLRRGTSVLALDPATPRERTYAHYEWGRRNGWASPYFDVLHVFSVNGRVTDAESWRYREALFQPYFDREGQRRTHRVGLHALEDRTTGQTGRPVYRTDGYAVFYAAPDNPRITFDVRNASTARSPRTVTVRIDGDVVGEHLVDETWRTLAYPVAARDADDSPFCVELLVSPVRRAGEDPDGAMLLRGEF, encoded by the coding sequence ATGCCATCCCTCTCGCGAGCCGGCCGCTGGTACCTGGCGGGAGCGGTTTCGCTCACCGTCTTCTGGCTGGCCCTGCGCGGCTTCGCGCCGGCCCCCGGGCTCACGCGCAGCTACCACTACCCGTACGCCCCGCTCAACCGCTCGACCGAGCCAGCCCTCGAAGAACTGGCCGCCCCGGTCGTCGAAGAACACATCTCCACGGTCGACCTTGCGTTTATCGACGAGCGAGGTCACCCCGCAAGAGACTACCTGGTGCGCTGGAACGGAGTCTGGTTTTCCCCCCGCCCGGAACGGATCGACTTCTACGCCGCCGCCGACGATGGCGTGGTCGTGCGGCTGGACGGCGAGATCGTGATCGAACGGAACCCCGACACCGGCATGGCAACCGCGGTGCGGACGGTGGAGCTCGACGCGGGCGCCCACCGACTGGAGATCGACCACTGGCAGCACGGCGGCCCATCCGGGCTGTACCTGGCATGGGCTCCCGCGGGCGGCGATTCTCCGGTCCCTCTCGGCCCGGATCGGCTGTTCGCGGCGGATCCGGGCGCCCTCGCCTACCGGATGCTGGCGGCGTTGCCGGCGCTGGGCATGCTCGTTCTGCTGGGCTGGGGGGCGCTTCCCGCATTGATGCTCGGCCGGATGGTCCATCGAGAAGTCTCCGCCTTGACCAGACAGGTGCTGGCGACCCGCCTGCGGGTCGTGCTGTTCCCCGCGCTCCTCGGTCCAAGTCAGCTCTTGATGTTCGGCCCCTGGACGGTGCATGCCACCAATCGGACCGAGTTCCTGGTGTCGTTCTGGAGCCTGGCTCCACGCTGGCTCTGGCTGCTGGGCCCCATCGCGGGTGGACTGGCGGCGCTCGGGATCGTCCTGCCGGAGCGATGGTTTACGCGCTACGTCGCCGCGCTCTGGGCTGTCGGCGTGCTGCTCTGGGTACAGGGCAACCTGCTGGTCGGCAACTACGGCTTGCTGGACGGTGCCGGACTCGACCTGGCGTCGCACGCCTGGCGGGCCCCGGCCGAGGCGGGGCTCTGGATCGGTGGAATCGGCTTGGCGACGTTGCTTGCCGGGGCGGTCATGCGGGCCGCCCCTCTGGCGAGCGCGCTCCTGATGGCGCTTCAGGCGGCCGTCCTGCTGCTGCCGGCGGCGGTCGCACCGGCGGTGGACCGGGCATCCACCCTGCCTACCACCTGGGAAGGGGACACCGACTGGCAGTTGCCGCCGGAGGGAATTTACGAGCTGTCGCGTACCCGCAACATCATCCACATCGTGCTCGACATGTTCCCGACGCACGTGTTCGCCGAAATTGCCGCCGCCGATCGGCCTGCCTTCGACGACCGCTGGTCCGGGTTCACCTTCTTCCGGGATCACCTGGGCGCTTTCCGCACCACGAAGGCCAGCATGCCCGCGATGCTCACCGGAGTGGCCTATCGCAACGAGTTGCCGTTCAACGAGTTCAGAGCGCACCGGGCGAACGTCACCGTACTGCATGCGCTCGGGGAGCAGGGCTATCGGCTCCGGTGGGCAGCGCCCTGGGCGCCGCCGCGCGGCGACCGCCCGGCCCCGTCCCTGCCCGCCGGTCTCGATGCGTCGACATCGTACCGCATCCCGTCGCCGTACGGGAGTCGGCGGGACTACCTTGCCGTCTCGGCAGCCCAGTTGCTCGACCTGTCCCTGTTCCGGCACGCACCCCACGACCTGAAGGCCGGCGTCTACAACGATGGGCAATGGCTTCTCCAGCCGCGGGTTGCAGCGCGGATGGAGGTGGAGGCGGCTACGGAACGAGCCGTCGGGGACCTCCGGTTTCTGCGGGAGTTCGCCGACCGGATCAACCCGGGGGAGGATGCCCCGGTGTACGCCCTGCTGCACGCGATCGCACCGCACTACCCGATCGTCGTGGACGCGGACTGCCGGTACTTCGGGAAACGACTGCCGGTCTCCAAAGACAGCTACGACGCACAGGCGCGATGCGCGTTGAGCAGTGTCCAGGCACTGCTCGACAGGCTCCGCTCTCTCGATCTCTACGACCGCACCGCCATCGTCTTGACATCCGATCACGGATTGGCCGCGCTGGCTCCCGGCGACCATCCGCTGCGCGGGATACGCTCACCGGCCGGGGTGCTCGACGGGATCGCGACCGATGCCACGCCGCTACTCGCGATCAAGCCCTTCGGCGCGCGCGGGCCGCTTCGCACGTCCGACGCCCCGACCGCGATCACCGACCTGCCGGCCACGCTGCTCGACCTCGCGGAGCTGCCGAATACCCTGCGTCGGGGCACGTCGGTGCTTGCGCTCGATCCGGCGACGCCTCGCGAGCGCACGTACGCCCATTACGAGTGGGGGAGGCGAAACGGCTGGGCGAGTCCGTACTTCGACGTGCTCCACGTGTTCTCCGTCAACGGACGCGTGACCGATGCCGAATCCTGGCGCTATCGAGAGGCGCTCTTCCAGCCATATTTCGATCGCGAGGGGCAACGCAGGACACATCGCGTCGGCCTGCATGCGCTCGAGGACCGAACGACGGGCCAGACCGGCCGACCGGTCTACCGGACCGACGGCTACGCGGTCTTCTACGCGGCGCCCGACAACCCGCGCATCACGTTCGACGTGCGCAACGCGTCGACCGCCCGGTCGCCGCGGACGGTGACCGTGCGCATCGACGGCGATGTCGTCGGCGAGCACCTTGTAGACGAGACGTGGCGCACGCTCGCCTATCCCGTCGCGGCGCGCGACGCGGACGACAGCCCTTTCTGTGTAGAGTTGCTGGTCAGCCCGGTCCGGCGCGCCGGCGAGGACCCCGACGGCGCGATGTTGCTCCGGGGCGAGTTCTGA
- a CDS encoding glycosyltransferase family 4 protein — translation MRIALFAPVEPRKSGIASYTAALLPWMARRHRIDLFTDETPERSHVPRGSARVVSAHDIVWRHARDPYDLIVYQLGNSPAHNYMWPYLVRYAGLVVIHDGNLQAARGDYFLLRGDVEGYRAEFAYEDPRHAAAAELVIAGVSRTLRLQWPMLRAAVSTARTAAVHNPWLAARLRGRYPDAHIEVIRPGIDDPVSEDAGTARAMVRARHGLPPEAVVFGAFGWVTREKRVPQILRAMAGLADKEQSAHLLLVGSAVDHYDVRADLRAVGLEDRVTVAGYVDDADVARYLSATDVCLCLRWPTMRETSATWLRALAAGKATIITDLAHTQDVPVLSATAAWTRSAPEAHGGASPAPVAVAVDICDEGHVLPAAMSVLARDPDLRQRLGAAARAYWAANFRMEHLAEDYERVMSAAAARPTGSSAAPPHLDEDGGQRARDILKPFDVLPNFLRRDGSD, via the coding sequence ATGCGGATCGCTCTGTTCGCACCGGTCGAGCCGAGAAAGTCGGGCATCGCCTCGTACACCGCCGCGTTGCTGCCGTGGATGGCGCGGCGGCACCGGATCGACCTGTTCACGGACGAAACACCCGAGCGCAGTCACGTTCCGCGCGGTTCCGCGCGTGTTGTCAGCGCCCATGACATCGTCTGGAGGCATGCGCGGGACCCCTACGATCTCATCGTCTACCAGCTCGGCAATTCCCCCGCCCACAATTACATGTGGCCGTACCTGGTCCGCTACGCGGGACTCGTCGTCATCCACGACGGCAACCTGCAGGCGGCGCGCGGTGACTACTTCCTGTTGCGCGGCGACGTCGAAGGATACCGGGCCGAGTTCGCCTATGAGGATCCACGGCACGCCGCCGCGGCCGAGCTCGTCATCGCCGGCGTGTCGCGCACGCTCCGGTTGCAATGGCCGATGCTACGGGCGGCGGTCTCGACGGCCCGAACCGCCGCGGTCCACAATCCGTGGCTCGCCGCACGGCTTCGCGGTCGCTATCCCGACGCGCACATCGAGGTGATCCGCCCGGGCATCGACGATCCGGTATCCGAGGACGCCGGGACGGCGCGGGCGATGGTGCGCGCCAGACACGGGCTCCCGCCCGAGGCGGTCGTGTTCGGCGCGTTCGGCTGGGTCACACGCGAGAAACGCGTGCCGCAGATTCTGCGTGCGATGGCCGGTCTGGCGGACAAGGAGCAGAGCGCCCATCTGCTGCTGGTCGGAAGCGCGGTGGACCACTACGACGTGCGCGCCGATCTGCGGGCGGTCGGTCTGGAAGACCGGGTGACTGTCGCCGGCTACGTCGACGACGCCGACGTGGCGCGATACCTGTCCGCCACCGATGTCTGTCTCTGTCTGCGGTGGCCGACGATGCGCGAGACCTCCGCCACGTGGCTCCGCGCGCTCGCGGCCGGAAAGGCCACGATCATCACCGATCTCGCACACACTCAGGATGTTCCCGTGCTCTCCGCCACCGCCGCCTGGACACGATCGGCGCCGGAGGCGCACGGTGGAGCGTCTCCCGCTCCGGTCGCGGTCGCCGTCGACATCTGCGATGAGGGGCACGTGCTTCCGGCAGCCATGTCGGTTCTGGCGCGCGACCCCGATCTCCGGCAGCGGCTCGGTGCGGCCGCCCGCGCGTACTGGGCGGCCAACTTCCGGATGGAACACTTGGCGGAGGACTACGAACGGGTCATGTCCGCCGCGGCCGCCCGTCCGACCGGCAGTTCCGCGGCACCCCCGCATCTCGATGAGGACGGCGGCCAGCGGGCGCGGGACATCCTGAAACCCTTCGACGTACTGCCGAACTTTCTCCGCCGCGACGGGAGCGACTAG